GGTGACCGATCACTTTGGCGAAAATCATCTTGGCCTGGTAAGAGTGGTGCGCGGTCTCTGGAAGGACGATGAACTGCATCGTCTTTATCTGGATCACCTGTTCTCGTCGCTTCCGGCAGCGTGGCAAGGGGCAAAGGGCGGTGAGAAACAGGGACTTGTGCTGGTCATTCACGGCACGATCGTCAAAAATCGCAAAGGTGAAAAGCCCTCCGTTTTTACCGGCCTCGATGAAACGATGGAGTTTTTCCGGCTGATGAAAGAAAAAATCATGGCCGATCCCCGCAACGTGTTCGGCGAAGTGAAGCTCGGCTGCCTGAACCACAGCAGAGGGGGAGAGTGGACACCCGAAACCGTCGAACTGGCGCTCGACGAGTTTGCCCGTGAAGGATTTCGTTCGGTGGCGATGTTTCCTTTCGGCTATTTTGCCGACAACAGCGAGACCGATTACGAGGCCAAAAAGCTGCTCGACCGTTCGTCCGCCGACCGGAAGCACTATATTCCCTGCGTGAACGATTCACCGGTGTTCGCCGCGTGGCTGGCGTCGAGGATCGCCACCGAGATCGAACGGCTCGACGTCCAGCGCGAGGTTTTCAGCGATGGCCCGTCAAGGAAATGAACAAACAACAGCAGAGCATGAATACCAATAGATCTGCTCAGGAGATGAGCGAAACGTCGCCGGAGTACGAGCAGAAGTACCAACAGGCGATTGATTGTATCGAGAATCAGGAATACGGCCAGGCGATTTCGATACTCGACGAGCTTGCCGGGGAAGCGTCGCGCGACGCGAAGCTGCGCTATGCGCGCGCCGTGGCGCTGCTTTCCAACGGGGAGTACCGGCGCGCGGGCACTGACCTTGCGTTCACGGTTGCGCTCGACCGGTCGAATCTTGAGGCGTACCGGCATCTTGGTTTCGTTCTGCTGACCATGGGCAAGGAGGAGGCGGCCATCAAGGTGCTCGAAGAGGCGCTCCGGCGTGATCCCTGTTTCGTGGAGGCGTGGTGTGTGCT
The nucleotide sequence above comes from Chlorobaculum tepidum TLS. Encoded proteins:
- a CDS encoding ferrochelatase, with translation MSKRRYSVVLVTYGEVEKLSVRALWPSSRKIIEVITRKIVPLPKLLLYMIADYRSAKHYLDWKLHCYRSRLVEINRRQALGVEAALRRNPRFAGENDEIEVADAYYFVKPYLEEVLDRFWSRSYGIVVVPMIPVESAFSCGPACQMVTDHFGENHLGLVRVVRGLWKDDELHRLYLDHLFSSLPAAWQGAKGGEKQGLVLVIHGTIVKNRKGEKPSVFTGLDETMEFFRLMKEKIMADPRNVFGEVKLGCLNHSRGGEWTPETVELALDEFAREGFRSVAMFPFGYFADNSETDYEAKKLLDRSSADRKHYIPCVNDSPVFAAWLASRIATEIERLDVQREVFSDGPSRK
- a CDS encoding tetratricopeptide repeat protein — protein: MNTNRSAQEMSETSPEYEQKYQQAIDCIENQEYGQAISILDELAGEASRDAKLRYARAVALLSNGEYRRAGTDLAFTVALDRSNLEAYRHLGFVLLTMGKEEAAIKVLEEALRRDPCFVEAWCVLADVHMDLGEHDKALDALDRAHELQPGNAEVHCKLAMYYMSRGDMRGLRAEYEVLREIEPDVAAQIAELLP